The proteins below come from a single candidate division WOR-3 bacterium genomic window:
- a CDS encoding efflux RND transporter periplasmic adaptor subunit has protein sequence MSIKTIAVILFVALVGASFFVLSFGEKAQKVELDKKLIGTKALCIVAGDSFVINESTPVIKYKDELYYMCCPGCDEQFIKNPEKYITNMSHEQMQKVETHSDSEVQYWTCTMHPEVRSDEEGACPICGMALIPVYERSDAGNMLHLDDRAIELAGISLAQVKRQHLHRELHLVGKVAFDPELVTAQEEYVNALHMSEMIGEGDAVAMERATRLIQGSEYKLKVLGMDDDEIRVLKRTRNIDRSLVLPDVASWVYADAYESDIAWIRRGQEAVVVSSALPGMELKGRVESISKILDSRKRSATIRIRLDRVEPVLTPGMFVEARINAPFRGNMADDPEMVLAVPAEAVLNSGTRQVVWAYLGDGKFQPRAVNLGPKTVAHVGDAPVHYYPVIEGLAENETIVINGNFLVDSESRLSGLAAIGYGGALGVEENERPPLGHQH, from the coding sequence ATGTCAATAAAGACCATAGCAGTAATCCTCTTCGTTGCACTTGTCGGCGCGTCCTTTTTTGTGCTTTCCTTTGGTGAAAAAGCACAGAAGGTGGAGTTGGACAAAAAGCTGATAGGCACAAAGGCCTTGTGTATAGTGGCTGGTGATTCGTTCGTGATAAATGAATCCACGCCCGTTATTAAATACAAGGATGAGTTGTATTATATGTGCTGCCCTGGTTGTGACGAACAATTCATTAAGAATCCAGAGAAATATATCACGAACATGTCACATGAACAGATGCAGAAAGTTGAAACGCACTCGGATTCTGAAGTACAATACTGGACATGCACGATGCATCCGGAGGTCAGGTCTGATGAAGAGGGGGCTTGTCCGATTTGCGGCATGGCTTTGATTCCGGTCTATGAACGAAGTGATGCGGGTAACATGCTCCACCTGGACGACCGCGCGATCGAGCTTGCAGGCATCAGTTTGGCACAGGTGAAGCGACAACACCTGCACCGTGAACTACACCTGGTCGGCAAGGTGGCTTTCGATCCTGAGTTGGTGACGGCTCAAGAGGAGTATGTAAACGCCCTCCATATGAGTGAAATGATCGGCGAAGGTGATGCAGTTGCCATGGAGCGGGCTACCCGCCTTATCCAGGGTTCTGAATATAAGCTCAAAGTGCTTGGTATGGATGATGATGAGATAAGGGTTTTGAAAAGAACAAGGAATATTGACAGGTCTCTAGTCCTCCCGGATGTAGCGAGTTGGGTGTACGCCGATGCATATGAGTCCGATATTGCCTGGATCAGAAGAGGTCAGGAGGCGGTCGTGGTGTCGAGTGCGCTTCCCGGGATGGAATTGAAAGGCAGGGTAGAATCAATCAGCAAAATTCTTGATTCCCGAAAGCGTTCCGCAACCATCAGAATACGACTGGACCGTGTTGAACCTGTGTTGACCCCCGGTATGTTTGTAGAAGCCAGGATCAATGCACCATTCCGCGGGAATATGGCGGACGATCCGGAAATGGTGCTGGCCGTACCCGCGGAGGCCGTTTTGAATAGTGGTACACGGCAGGTTGTGTGGGCGTATCTCGGCGACGGGAAGTTTCAACCTCGTGCTGTAAATTTAGGACCGAAAACAGTTGCCCACGTTGGAGATGCCCCTGTTCACTACTACCCAGTGATCGAAGGATTGGCCGAGAATGAGACGATTGTGATCAACGGAAATTTCCTGGTTGACTCTGAGAGCAGGTTGAGTGGTTTGGCCGCGATCGGGTATGGTGGTGCACTGGGCGTTGAAGAGAATGAGCGGCCACCACTGGGTCATCAACATTGA
- a CDS encoding CusA/CzcA family heavy metal efflux RND transporter codes for MIERLIDICLRNRFLVIGAFVLILIWGVLSFRNTPIDAIPDIGDLQVIVYAEWTGRSPKDIEDQVLYPLTTKLMGTPGVKTIRSSSAFGFGMVNLIFREGVDFYWARTRVLERLNFATTDLPADAKVSLGPDVTAVGQIFWYTVENGYYCSDHPQESYAHPGHCPQDGKELVSSTYDLGELRSIQDWYVRYGLNAVSGVSEVASVGGYVRQYQIDIDPYRLAHYHITALEVINAVKRSNIDVGAKVFETGGVEFIIRGVGFIKKLEDIENIAIAAHEGVPVYVRDIGVVTIGPDFRRGALDRAGTEVTGGVVVMRHGQNPVRVIKGVKDKIEELSVGLPSGVRIVAFYDRTGLIGRVTNTLRDALLQEILITIFVIVVFLFHFFGGMIISAVLPLGVLISFILMRVFGIDANIMSLGGIAIAIGVMVDAGSVLVENIYRKVAERQKRSSLSKSERLELCVDGAKEVGRPVFFALLTTIIGFIPVFVLTGQAGRLFRPLAYTKTFAMVGAALIAVCLLPTLAYYLIRGRLRLPDENVVSRTLRRLYHPVIKWSLQHKRLVLLFFLIFLSVGLATSFFVKQEFMPPLNEGDLLFMPVLLPGASLTQVMEIMRKQDIIIKNDFAEEVEWVVGKLGRAETSTDPAPITMIETIIHLRPESQWRKGMTREKLINEIQSKTRIPGVSPIMTQPIRNRIDMLATGIQTPVGMKVFGPDLKVVEQIATELEAIVSAVKGAASVYAERIGNRPYFEIEINREQIARYGVNLGTVQDIIAMAIGGMNITHTVEGRERYPVRVRYMRDFRDSPESLADLLIPTPSGAHVPMGLLVNFRKTLGPAMIQSENTVPYFRVFINVDQDLVGLVDFVRDAQRAVEDKIASGDLEIPPGYYMSWSGQFESEVEARNRLAVVLPICLAVILLLLYMAFKDVSSVFIVALGLPFALVGGVIPLFLLGFKFSTAVWVGFIALFGVATDNAVVLMAVFRNIFEGKRPLNREEVRGMVIEGGLLRVRPILMTVLTTVLALMPIMFFTSAGAEVIKPMASPIIGGLMSATFANLILVPVLYSWIKERRVAQ; via the coding sequence ATGATAGAAAGACTAATAGACATTTGTCTGAGAAACAGATTTCTGGTCATCGGTGCATTTGTACTGATCCTCATCTGGGGTGTATTATCATTTCGTAACACGCCTATAGACGCGATCCCCGATATTGGCGATCTACAGGTCATCGTTTATGCGGAATGGACTGGGCGTAGCCCGAAAGATATCGAAGATCAAGTTCTGTATCCATTAACCACAAAATTGATGGGCACTCCGGGCGTTAAGACCATCAGGTCCTCTTCGGCATTCGGTTTTGGCATGGTTAATCTTATTTTCAGGGAAGGCGTGGATTTCTACTGGGCACGGACCAGGGTGCTTGAGAGATTGAATTTCGCCACTACCGACCTGCCCGCTGATGCAAAGGTTTCCCTTGGCCCTGATGTTACTGCAGTGGGTCAGATATTCTGGTACACTGTTGAGAATGGCTATTACTGTTCTGACCATCCGCAAGAATCATACGCACATCCCGGTCATTGCCCTCAAGATGGCAAAGAGCTGGTAAGTTCTACCTATGACCTTGGCGAATTGCGCAGTATTCAAGACTGGTATGTCCGCTACGGCCTGAACGCAGTGAGCGGAGTGTCAGAAGTAGCATCGGTTGGTGGATATGTTAGGCAGTATCAAATCGATATCGACCCCTACCGGCTAGCACATTACCATATCACTGCACTTGAAGTCATAAATGCGGTTAAAAGGTCGAATATCGATGTGGGAGCAAAGGTATTTGAGACGGGAGGAGTCGAATTCATTATCAGGGGTGTTGGTTTCATCAAGAAACTTGAAGACATAGAGAATATTGCGATAGCTGCGCATGAAGGCGTACCGGTTTATGTCCGAGATATTGGTGTGGTGACTATCGGCCCTGATTTCAGGAGGGGCGCTCTGGATCGAGCTGGCACCGAGGTCACCGGTGGCGTCGTGGTCATGCGCCATGGTCAGAATCCAGTACGGGTCATCAAAGGTGTCAAAGACAAGATAGAGGAGTTGAGTGTGGGGTTGCCGTCTGGAGTGCGCATTGTTGCATTTTATGACCGCACTGGACTGATCGGCAGGGTAACCAATACGCTGAGAGATGCACTATTGCAGGAAATCCTGATCACAATTTTCGTGATCGTTGTTTTCCTATTTCATTTCTTTGGGGGTATGATAATCTCCGCGGTCTTACCGCTCGGTGTTCTGATATCGTTCATTCTGATGCGCGTTTTTGGCATTGATGCCAACATCATGTCGCTTGGGGGCATTGCCATAGCAATCGGCGTCATGGTCGATGCCGGTTCGGTACTGGTCGAGAATATTTACCGGAAGGTCGCTGAGCGGCAAAAGCGAAGCTCATTGAGTAAGAGCGAGCGTCTGGAATTATGTGTTGATGGTGCAAAGGAAGTCGGCCGTCCTGTTTTCTTTGCACTCCTCACAACGATCATCGGTTTCATCCCCGTATTCGTGCTGACGGGGCAGGCGGGCAGGCTTTTCAGGCCTCTTGCCTACACCAAGACATTTGCCATGGTCGGAGCGGCATTGATCGCGGTCTGTCTTCTGCCGACACTCGCATATTACCTGATACGCGGCCGGTTACGATTGCCCGACGAGAATGTGGTATCGAGAACGCTTAGAAGACTTTACCATCCGGTAATCAAATGGTCGCTTCAGCACAAGCGTTTAGTTCTGCTGTTTTTTCTGATCTTCCTGTCCGTTGGTTTGGCCACATCATTTTTCGTCAAGCAGGAATTCATGCCGCCATTGAACGAAGGCGATTTGTTATTTATGCCTGTTTTGTTGCCGGGGGCATCTCTTACCCAGGTTATGGAAATTATGCGCAAGCAGGATATCATAATAAAAAATGATTTTGCTGAAGAGGTGGAATGGGTGGTAGGCAAACTCGGCCGTGCAGAAACATCAACCGATCCTGCACCGATAACGATGATCGAAACAATAATACATCTCAGGCCGGAAAGCCAGTGGCGCAAAGGGATGACGCGGGAAAAGTTGATCAACGAAATCCAGTCGAAGACGAGAATACCTGGGGTGAGTCCGATCATGACACAGCCCATACGTAATCGGATCGACATGCTGGCAACCGGCATTCAGACCCCGGTTGGCATGAAGGTCTTTGGTCCTGATCTGAAAGTTGTTGAACAGATTGCAACTGAACTTGAAGCAATAGTTTCTGCGGTGAAGGGTGCGGCAAGCGTTTATGCAGAAAGGATCGGCAATCGTCCTTATTTTGAGATCGAGATAAACCGTGAGCAGATCGCGCGCTACGGCGTGAACCTGGGCACGGTCCAGGATATTATCGCAATGGCAATCGGCGGAATGAATATCACTCACACAGTCGAAGGGAGAGAGAGATATCCTGTACGCGTGCGGTACATGCGCGATTTTCGTGACAGCCCCGAGAGTCTGGCGGACCTTCTCATACCGACTCCGAGTGGTGCTCACGTACCCATGGGCCTGTTGGTGAATTTCAGGAAAACTCTGGGCCCGGCAATGATACAATCAGAAAACACCGTACCATATTTCAGGGTGTTCATAAATGTCGATCAGGACTTGGTTGGTCTCGTTGATTTTGTCCGAGATGCCCAGAGGGCGGTCGAAGACAAGATCGCCAGCGGGGATCTCGAGATTCCTCCAGGATATTACATGAGCTGGAGTGGTCAGTTTGAATCTGAGGTCGAAGCGAGAAACAGATTGGCGGTCGTTCTGCCGATTTGCCTGGCTGTAATATTACTGTTACTCTACATGGCTTTCAAAGATGTGTCTTCTGTTTTTATCGTAGCATTGGGACTTCCGTTTGCGCTTGTCGGAGGTGTAATTCCTCTTTTCCTTCTGGGTTTTAAGTTCTCGACGGCCGTGTGGGTAGGATTTATCGCGCTTTTTGGCGTTGCCACGGATAACGCGGTGGTGTTGATGGCGGTTTTTAGGAACATATTTGAAGGGAAAAGACCTTTGAATAGGGAGGAGGTGCGCGGTATGGTCATTGAGGGTGGTCTGTTGCGCGTCAGACCAATATTGATGACAGTACTCACCACGGTTCTCGCTCTCATGCCTATTATGTTCTTCACTTCTGCCGGTGCCGAGGTGATCAAGCCCATGGCGTCGCCAATAATCGGTGGCCTCATGAGTGCGACTTTTGCCAATCTGATTCTGGTACCGGTTCTCTATTCGTGGATTAAGGAACGACGGGTAGCGCAATGA